From the genome of Populus alba chromosome 10, ASM523922v2, whole genome shotgun sequence, one region includes:
- the LOC118060131 gene encoding fasciclin-like arabinogalactan protein 17, whose amino-acid sequence MASAQSSFNVFFTFLLVSTFHLRFSFSALQENHSNGTYSGQINSNSVLVALLDSHYTELAELVEKALLLQTLEDAVGKHNITIFAPKNEALERDLDPEFKRFLLEPGNLKSLQTLLLYHIVPNRINPSHNSSLQHHSTLCRDRVKLSSQESGDKLIDSAKIIQVNAVERPDGVIHGIERLLIPRSVQQDFNNRRSLQSISAVKPEGAPEVDPRTHRLKKPAPPAKPGSAPVLPIYDAMAPGPSLAPAPAPGPGGPHHHFNGEKQVKDFIETLLLYGGYNEMADILVNLTSLATEMGRLVSEGYVLTVLAPNDEAMAKLTTDQLSEPGAPEQIIYYHVIPEYQTEESMYNAVRRFGKISYDTLRLPHKVLAEEADGSVKFGHTENSAYLFDPDIYTDGRISVQGIDGVLFPLEEKEKSETKKEIKSVKVAVNPQRRGRLLEVACRMLGTFGQDSHFTTCQ is encoded by the exons ATGGCCAGCGCACAATCTTCTTTCAACGTTTTCTTCACATTTCTTCTTGTCTCTACTTTCCATCTgaggttttctttttctgcatTGCAAGAAAACCATAGTAATGGCACTTATTCAGGCCAAATCAACTCAAACTCCGTTCTTGTAGCTCTTCTCGACTCCCATTATACAGAACTAGCTGAACTCGTTGAAAAAGCACTTCTTTTACAAACCCTTGAAGATGCTGTTGGAAAACACAATATCACCATCTTTGCTCCTAAGAACGAAGCTCTTGAACGCGATCTTGATCCTGAATTCAAGAGGTTCTTGCTTGAACCTGGCAATCTCAAGTCTCTCCAGACTCTTTTACTTTACCACATTGTACCCAACAGAATCAATCCTAGCCATAATTCTTCTCTTCAACATCACAGCACTTTGTGCCGCGATAGAGTCAAACTCAGCAGTCAGGAATCCGGCGACAAGTTAATAGATTCGGCGAAAATCATTCAGGTGAATGCAGTGGAGAGGCCAGATGGAGTGATTCATGGGATAGAAAGGTTGCTAATCCCACGATCTGTTCAGCAGGATTTCAACAATCGCAGGAGTTTGCAATCAATCTCAGCTGTGAAACCAGAAGGAGCACCGGAGGTTGATCCAAGAACACACAGGTTGAAGAAACCAGCACCACCAGCAAAACCCGGTTCAGCCCCGGTGCTACCAATCTATGATGCAATGGCGCCCGGCCCATCTCTTGCCCCGGCTCCAGCTCCTGGTCCAGGTGGACCTCATCACCATTTCAATGGAGAAAAACAAGTTAAAGATTTCATTGAAACCCTTCTTTTATATGGAGGATATAATGAAATGGCTGATATTCTTGTGAATCTAACATCATTAGCAACTGAAATGGGAAGATTGGTCTCTGAAGGGTATGTGCTAACAGTTTTAGCCCCAAATGATGAAGCAATGGCTAAGCTTACAACGGACCAGTTGAGTGAACCGGGAGCGCCAGAGCAGATAATCTACTACCATGTGATACCTGAGTATCAAACTGAAGAAAGCATGTACAATGCTGTTAGAAGATTTGGGAAAATTTCTTATGATACATTAAGATTGCCACACAAGGTTTTGGCAGAAGAAGCTGACGGGTCTGTGAAATTTGGACACACTGAAAATTCTGCTTATTTGTTTGATCCTGATATTTACACAGATGGGAGAATTTCGGTTCAAGGGATTGATGGGGTTTTGTTTCCATTAGAGGAGAAGGAGAAATCGGAGACCAAAAAGGAAATTAAGAGCGTTAAGGTTGCTGTTAATCCACAAAGGAGAG GGAGGTTGCTTGAAGTGGCTTGCCGGATGCTTGGGACATTTGGACAAGATTCACATTTCACCACATGCCAGTAA